In Mariluticola halotolerans, one DNA window encodes the following:
- a CDS encoding NAD-dependent epimerase/dehydratase family protein: MKTIAVTGGSGSPERGIGAVIVKMLADKGYEVVNLDIAPPRQDVGSFRHVDLTHYGDTFACLHGCDAVVHLAANANPDFDHFTGAKRFHTNTLATYNVFQAAVALGMEKVVWASSETVLGFPYDKHVPDLLPTHDDEPAIPTGSYGISKAVCEEMAAHFFRLHGMPILGLRFSNIYYDIAGHETGYDQLPPYWEKPEDKKFNLWGYVDSRDIAQGIWLALQADIRSARNYTLAAADTNMKMTNEELLERCFPGTKLRPGTGPHDTLIGIDRARDELGYQPQYSWRDILGEK; encoded by the coding sequence ATGAAAACCATCGCAGTTACCGGCGGATCGGGGTCGCCCGAGCGCGGCATTGGTGCCGTTATCGTCAAAATGCTGGCCGACAAGGGCTATGAGGTTGTCAATCTCGACATTGCCCCGCCGCGTCAGGATGTGGGGTCCTTTCGTCATGTGGACCTGACCCATTACGGCGATACCTTTGCCTGCCTGCATGGGTGTGATGCGGTGGTGCATCTGGCGGCGAACGCCAATCCCGATTTTGACCATTTCACCGGGGCGAAGCGGTTTCACACCAATACGCTGGCGACCTATAATGTATTTCAGGCCGCTGTGGCGCTCGGCATGGAAAAGGTCGTCTGGGCCTCGTCGGAAACCGTGCTCGGCTTTCCCTATGACAAACACGTGCCGGACTTGCTGCCGACCCATGATGACGAACCGGCGATCCCAACCGGTTCCTACGGGATTTCCAAGGCGGTGTGCGAGGAGATGGCCGCGCATTTCTTCCGCCTGCACGGCATGCCGATCCTGGGCCTCAGGTTCTCCAATATCTATTATGACATTGCAGGCCATGAGACCGGCTATGACCAATTGCCCCCCTATTGGGAGAAGCCCGAGGACAAGAAATTCAATCTCTGGGGCTATGTGGACAGCCGCGACATCGCGCAAGGGATCTGGCTGGCGCTTCAGGCCGACATCAGAAGCGCCCGCAATTACACGCTGGCCGCTGCCGATACCAATATGAAAATGACCAATGAAGAGCTGCTCGAACGCTGCTTTCCGGGCACGAAACTGCGCCCCGGCACCGGGCCGCATGACACGCTGATCGGCATTGACCGGGCCCGGGATGAGTTGGGCTATCAGCCGCAATATTCGTGGCGCGACATACTGGGTGAAAAATAA
- the mutS gene encoding DNA mismatch repair protein MutS: MDQAPYDPAPGQAASKPAPEAALTPMMAQFFEIKSINPGFLLFYRMGDFYELFFEDAEIASQTLGIVLTKRGKHLDNDIPMCGVPVHAAQDYLKKLIAAGHRVAICEQMEDPAEAKKRGSKSVVKRDVVRLVTPGTLTEDDLLPARANNFLASLAMIRHGETDFALAWTDISTGETWVSDLDGEGVSDALGRIAPAEVIMAKTAHEMLSGQPLLPPGSKAHLTLLDSDSFDSELGADRLRQSFEGIDPSAFTRAGRAAIGALIAYVTEAQKGGAVALRAPVTETSGKLMAIDAATRSSLEILVTNRGEAKGSLRHAIDQTLTSAGSRLLARRLAAPLADAEQINARLDMVTTCVDNSQFTSRLRQALRTVPDITRALTRLALDRGGPRDLVSIGNAIAGAKALGALIRQQTDLPEGLQTLADTLASAPGELADELGRAIGDEPPNLARDGGFVRPGYDAALDRERALATESRGVIAELQARLAGETDIKSLKIKHNNVLGYFVEVPANFGARLLAEPFNASFIHRQTMANAMRFTTSELAELAGAIAHAHQAALEIEIGIFARLHQAVLAETDRLRDAADALAEVDVTTALGNLAAERAYCRPVIDNSLAFRIEGGRHPVVEQTLAANGESFVVNDCDLSGPEGEGGQLWLVTGPNMGGKSTFLRQNALIAILAQTGGYVPARAAHIGVVDRVFSRVGASDDIAHGRSTFMVEMVETAAILNRATRKSLVVLDEIGRGTSTFDGLSIAWATAEALHEANASRALFATHLHELTALSKTLSRTSNHTMKVREWQGKVVFLHEVADGAADRSYGIQVARLAGLPEAVLVRARDVLTHLEQQPSGAAGPALDDLPLFTHRPAPPQIAADPLADMIDTIRPDELTPRQAIDLIYQLKKVRDDNSHH, encoded by the coding sequence ATGGATCAAGCCCCTTACGATCCGGCGCCCGGCCAGGCCGCGTCCAAGCCCGCACCAGAGGCGGCGCTGACGCCGATGATGGCGCAGTTTTTCGAGATCAAATCGATCAATCCCGGCTTTTTGCTGTTTTACCGCATGGGGGATTTCTACGAGCTGTTTTTCGAAGACGCGGAAATCGCCTCGCAGACCCTCGGGATTGTGCTGACCAAGCGCGGCAAGCATCTGGACAATGATATTCCCATGTGTGGTGTGCCGGTGCATGCCGCCCAGGATTATCTGAAAAAGCTGATCGCCGCCGGGCACCGGGTGGCCATTTGCGAACAGATGGAAGACCCCGCCGAGGCCAAGAAACGCGGCTCCAAATCTGTTGTTAAACGGGATGTGGTGCGGCTGGTGACCCCCGGCACCCTGACCGAAGACGACCTTTTGCCCGCACGGGCCAATAACTTTCTCGCGTCTCTGGCCATGATCCGGCACGGGGAAACCGACTTTGCCCTTGCCTGGACCGATATTTCCACGGGCGAGACATGGGTGAGCGACCTTGATGGCGAAGGGGTGAGCGACGCTTTGGGGCGGATTGCGCCCGCCGAAGTGATCATGGCGAAAACCGCCCATGAAATGCTGTCTGGCCAGCCGCTGCTGCCGCCCGGTTCCAAAGCGCATCTGACGCTGCTCGATAGCGACAGTTTTGATTCCGAGCTGGGTGCTGACCGCTTGCGGCAAAGTTTTGAGGGCATTGACCCCAGTGCATTCACCAGAGCGGGACGCGCCGCCATTGGTGCCCTGATTGCCTATGTGACCGAAGCGCAAAAAGGCGGCGCGGTGGCCTTGCGGGCGCCGGTGACCGAGACCAGCGGCAAGCTGATGGCGATTGATGCGGCAACCCGCAGTTCGCTTGAAATTCTTGTCACCAATCGCGGGGAAGCCAAGGGCTCGCTGCGGCATGCAATTGACCAGACACTGACCTCGGCGGGATCGCGCCTGCTGGCGCGGCGGCTGGCGGCCCCCCTTGCCGATGCCGAGCAGATCAATGCGCGGCTCGACATGGTGACGACCTGCGTTGACAACAGCCAGTTCACAAGCCGTTTGCGGCAGGCCTTGCGCACGGTGCCGGACATTACCCGTGCACTGACGCGGCTGGCGCTTGATCGCGGCGGTCCGCGCGATCTGGTGAGTATTGGCAATGCCATTGCCGGTGCCAAGGCGCTCGGTGCGCTGATCCGCCAGCAGACGGATTTGCCCGAAGGGCTGCAAACGCTGGCCGACACATTGGCTTCAGCGCCGGGCGAACTGGCAGATGAACTGGGCCGGGCCATTGGCGATGAGCCGCCCAATCTGGCACGTGATGGCGGCTTTGTGCGCCCCGGTTATGACGCAGCGCTGGACCGGGAACGGGCGCTGGCCACCGAAAGTCGGGGCGTGATTGCTGAATTGCAGGCGCGGCTGGCTGGGGAGACCGACATCAAGTCGCTGAAAATCAAGCATAATAATGTGCTTGGCTATTTCGTCGAAGTGCCGGCCAATTTCGGGGCGCGGCTTCTGGCCGAACCGTTCAATGCCAGTTTCATCCATCGCCAGACCATGGCCAATGCCATGCGCTTCACCACCAGTGAACTGGCGGAACTGGCCGGGGCGATTGCCCATGCGCATCAGGCAGCGCTTGAGATCGAGATCGGGATTTTTGCCCGGCTGCACCAGGCGGTTCTGGCCGAGACCGACCGGCTGCGCGACGCCGCCGATGCGCTGGCGGAAGTGGATGTGACCACCGCATTGGGCAATCTTGCCGCTGAGCGCGCCTATTGCCGGCCGGTGATCGACAATTCGCTGGCCTTCAGGATTGAAGGCGGCCGCCACCCGGTGGTTGAGCAGACGCTGGCGGCGAATGGCGAAAGCTTTGTGGTCAATGATTGCGACCTCTCGGGGCCTGAGGGCGAGGGCGGGCAGCTGTGGCTGGTTACCGGCCCGAACATGGGTGGTAAATCGACGTTTTTGCGCCAGAACGCACTGATTGCCATTCTGGCCCAGACCGGGGGCTATGTGCCGGCGCGCGCCGCCCATATCGGGGTGGTGGACCGGGTGTTCTCGCGGGTCGGGGCGTCGGATGATATCGCCCATGGCCGCTCGACCTTTATGGTGGAAATGGTGGAGACGGCGGCAATCCTCAATCGGGCGACCCGCAAATCGCTGGTGGTGCTGGACGAAATCGGACGCGGCACCTCGACCTTTGACGGCCTGTCGATTGCCTGGGCGACCGCCGAGGCGTTGCATGAAGCCAATGCCTCGCGGGCGCTGTTTGCGACCCATCTCCATGAACTGACGGCCCTGTCGAAAACCCTTTCCCGCACCTCGAACCACACGATGAAAGTGCGCGAGTGGCAGGGGAAAGTGGTGTTTTTGCATGAAGTGGCCGACGGGGCTGCCGACCGTTCCTATGGTATTCAGGTCGCCCGGCTGGCAGGACTGCCCGAGGCGGTGCTTGTCAGGGCGCGCGATGTTTTGACCCATCTGGAACAACAGCCGAGCGGGGCGGCCGGACCGGCCCTTGATGACTTGCCGCTATTTACCCATCGCCCGGCACCGCCGCAAATCGCCGCTGACCCGCTGGCGGATATGATCGACACGATACGGCCCGATGAGCTAACACCACGTCAGGCCATTGATTTGATTTACCAGCTCAAGAAAGTTCGTGATGACAATAGTCACCACTAA
- a CDS encoding [protein-PII] uridylyltransferase translates to MTIVTTKQAPKKPKFETRSARDIVSDVLGALGDAPVDSPAARALFLEHIKANVAKARQSAEAELLGSGRGTRCAQNICKAEDEIIRATYMFAAEHVYKSREKTPHTITIAAVGGYGRATLAPGSDIDLLFILPAKQTPRGEKITEYVLYILWDLRQKVGHAVRTLDDCLKMAKTDMTVRTATLEARYLAGDKSLFTTMVSRFEQEIMVNTGPEFIAAKMAERDERHAAIGNTRYVVEPNVKDGKGGLRDLNTLFWIGKYFYRVRSSKELVGKGVFSREELRLFEKAEDFLWAVRCHLHFMTGRADEKITFEVQHDLAERLGFANRGNMLAAERLMKRYFLVAKDVGDLTRIICTSLEFAHAKSPALVGRVLEGLRGGARRKIRGESDFLIEQGRINLARPDVFEEDPVNIIKVFWLAGREDLLFHPDALKALTRTLRLVDKALRSNDKANAYFLEILTSPQSVERILRRMNESGVLGKFVPEFGKIVALMQFNMYHHYTVDEHLIRSVGVMAKIANGGLKNELPLTHELLPTLNDVRLLYVALFLHDIAKGRNEDHSIAGARIARKFCPRLGLTPAETETVTWLVEYHLLMSEVAQSRDIQDPETAQNFGDIVQSPARLALLMILTACDIRAVGPGVWTGWKGSLLRALYYATEPLLSGGHSQLTQKDRIEEAKRALAEKLTGWTAKEIKTYQDRQYSAYWLRADAELQRAHAEMIRTADKVGKPFEGSVHIKSFESITELSFYTPDHPRLLSMIAGACTLGEASIIGAQVFSMRDGQALDTFRLRRAFTSDEDERIRALRIIETVRDLLQGKRYLSRDLPGDSRLNRRVKPFSVPAEVQVSNALSQKFTVIEVTGLDRTGLLHDLTREIADLSLTIGSAHIGTYGEKAVDVFYVTDLTGSKIELKARQKRIHDRLMKVLEPPKAVPDAAKRAG, encoded by the coding sequence ATGACAATAGTCACCACTAAACAGGCGCCGAAAAAGCCGAAATTTGAAACCCGGTCCGCCCGTGACATCGTTAGTGACGTGCTTGGGGCGCTGGGAGATGCGCCGGTGGATTCGCCAGCTGCGCGGGCGCTGTTTTTGGAGCATATCAAGGCGAATGTCGCCAAGGCACGCCAATCGGCGGAAGCTGAACTTCTAGGCTCGGGGCGCGGCACACGCTGTGCGCAGAATATCTGCAAGGCCGAGGATGAGATTATCCGGGCGACCTATATGTTTGCCGCCGAGCATGTCTATAAAAGCCGGGAAAAGACGCCGCATACCATTACCATCGCCGCTGTTGGCGGGTATGGCCGCGCCACGCTGGCGCCCGGATCGGACATTGACCTATTGTTCATTCTGCCGGCCAAGCAGACCCCTCGCGGCGAAAAGATTACCGAATATGTGCTCTATATCCTTTGGGATTTACGGCAAAAGGTCGGTCATGCGGTGCGCACGCTCGATGACTGCCTGAAAATGGCCAAGACCGACATGACGGTGCGCACAGCGACGCTTGAAGCGCGTTATCTGGCCGGGGACAAAAGCCTGTTCACGACCATGGTCAGCCGGTTCGAGCAGGAAATCATGGTCAATACCGGGCCGGAATTCATTGCCGCGAAAATGGCGGAACGCGATGAGCGCCATGCTGCCATCGGCAATACGCGCTATGTGGTTGAGCCGAATGTGAAGGATGGCAAGGGCGGGTTGCGCGACCTCAATACGCTGTTCTGGATCGGCAAATATTTCTACCGGGTGCGCTCATCCAAGGAACTGGTGGGCAAGGGCGTTTTCTCGCGGGAGGAATTGCGGCTTTTTGAAAAGGCCGAGGACTTTTTGTGGGCGGTGCGCTGTCACCTGCATTTCATGACCGGTCGGGCTGACGAGAAAATCACCTTTGAGGTGCAGCACGATCTGGCCGAGCGGCTAGGCTTTGCCAATCGCGGCAATATGCTGGCGGCCGAGCGGCTGATGAAACGCTATTTTCTGGTGGCAAAAGACGTGGGCGACCTCACCCGTATCATTTGCACCTCGCTGGAATTTGCGCATGCGAAAAGCCCCGCGCTGGTGGGGCGGGTGCTTGAGGGTTTGCGCGGGGGCGCGCGGCGCAAGATCCGCGGCGAGAGCGATTTTCTGATCGAACAGGGCCGGATCAATCTGGCGCGGCCTGATGTGTTTGAGGAAGACCCGGTCAATATCATCAAGGTCTTCTGGCTGGCTGGACGCGAGGACCTGCTGTTTCATCCAGATGCACTCAAGGCCCTGACGCGGACCTTGCGGCTGGTCGACAAGGCCTTGCGCAGCAATGACAAGGCCAATGCCTATTTCCTTGAAATCCTGACTTCGCCGCAATCGGTGGAGCGGATTTTGCGGCGGATGAATGAAAGCGGGGTTTTGGGCAAGTTCGTGCCCGAATTCGGCAAGATCGTCGCCCTGATGCAGTTCAACATGTATCATCATTATACCGTCGATGAGCATTTGATCCGCTCGGTCGGGGTGATGGCCAAGATTGCCAATGGCGGGCTGAAAAACGAGCTTCCCCTCACCCATGAATTGCTGCCAACGCTGAATGATGTGCGCCTGCTTTATGTGGCGCTGTTCCTGCATGACATTGCCAAGGGCCGCAATGAGGACCATTCGATTGCAGGCGCCAGGATTGCGCGCAAGTTCTGCCCGCGTCTGGGGCTGACCCCGGCTGAGACGGAAACGGTGACCTGGCTGGTGGAATACCACTTGCTGATGAGCGAGGTGGCGCAAAGCCGCGATATTCAGGACCCGGAAACCGCGCAGAATTTTGGTGATATCGTGCAAAGCCCGGCCCGGCTGGCCCTGTTGATGATTTTGACCGCCTGCGATATCCGCGCGGTGGGGCCTGGCGTCTGGACCGGATGGAAGGGTTCGCTGTTGCGGGCGCTTTATTATGCGACCGAACCGCTCTTGTCGGGCGGGCATTCGCAATTGACCCAGAAGGACCGGATTGAAGAGGCCAAGCGGGCGCTGGCGGAAAAGCTGACCGGCTGGACGGCCAAGGAAATCAAGACCTATCAGGACCGGCAATATAGCGCCTATTGGCTGAGAGCCGATGCGGAATTGCAGCGGGCGCATGCGGAAATGATCCGTACCGCGGACAAGGTGGGCAAACCGTTTGAAGGCTCGGTGCATATCAAGAGCTTTGAGAGCATTACCGAATTGTCGTTTTATACCCCCGATCACCCGCGGCTTTTGTCGATGATTGCGGGCGCATGCACGCTTGGGGAAGCCTCGATTATCGGGGCGCAGGTGTTCTCCATGCGGGACGGGCAGGCGCTCGACACGTTCCGGCTGCGCCGGGCGTTTACCTCCGATGAAGATGAGCGGATCCGGGCCTTGCGGATTATCGAGACGGTGCGCGACCTGTTGCAGGGCAAGCGTTATTTATCACGCGACCTGCCCGGCGATTCGCGGCTCAACCGGCGGGTCAAACCGTTCTCGGTGCCAGCCGAAGTGCAAGTCTCGAATGCGCTCAGCCAGAAATTTACCGTGATCGAGGTCACCGGGCTGGACCGGACCGGGCTGTTGCATGATCTGACGCGGGAAATCGCTGATTTGAGCCTGACCATTGGATCGGCCCATATCGGTACCTATGGCGAAAAGGCGGTCGACGTTTTCTATGTTACCGATCTGACCGGCTCCAAGATCGAGCTGAAAGCCCGTCAGAAGCGGATACATGACCGGCTGATGAAAGTGCTGGAACCCCCAAAAGCCGTGCCGGACGCGGCGAAGCGGGCCGGATAA
- the murJ gene encoding murein biosynthesis integral membrane protein MurJ, with the protein MAAQGGGAGLLRNFVNVGALTLLSRILGFVRDVLMASLLGTGMAADAFFAAFRFPNLFRRLFAEGAFNTAFVPLFAKSLEQEGNEAAYALASRIVSWLLVFLVGLTILAEIFMPVVMAPFVPGFLDDPEKYDLTVLLTRICFPYLAFMSLMAAYSGILNALGRFTASAAAPILLNIASIVFFVPMLIIGIESPETTAIWVAIAIIAGGIAQLVLVTIAVRRANFLPRFAWPRVDKQVQRFWVLAIPAVMTGGITQINIFVGTIIASAADSAISYLYYADRLYQLPLGIIGIAIGTVLLPELSRHLKGGRDVEAKAAQDQSLLIAMLLTLPAAAAFVPLAHPIVQILFERGAFTPEATAATAAALIGFAVGLPAFVLVRVLQPGFFAREDTLTPTIYAGISVVINIGLSLILFPTLEHVGIAIATSVAAWANTGLLAITLARRGHFSLSASHWQKQGLIVLISLLLALALWGVLLLAGPVFAGTYGFWLQTLVLGVTILAGMAGYFALVHLTGVQKLGTLLGAFRRRK; encoded by the coding sequence ATGGCCGCCCAGGGCGGCGGCGCGGGCCTGTTGCGCAATTTCGTCAATGTCGGCGCGCTGACATTGCTCAGCCGGATATTGGGATTTGTCCGCGATGTGCTGATGGCCAGCCTGTTGGGTACGGGCATGGCAGCGGATGCGTTTTTTGCCGCCTTCCGCTTTCCAAACCTGTTCAGGCGGCTGTTTGCCGAGGGCGCATTCAACACCGCCTTTGTGCCCCTTTTTGCCAAATCCCTTGAGCAGGAAGGCAATGAGGCAGCTTACGCGCTGGCCTCGCGCATTGTCTCCTGGCTCTTGGTATTTCTGGTGGGTTTGACCATTCTGGCGGAAATTTTCATGCCGGTGGTGATGGCCCCGTTTGTGCCGGGGTTTCTCGATGATCCGGAGAAATACGATCTGACGGTTTTGCTGACCCGGATTTGTTTCCCCTATCTCGCCTTCATGTCGCTGATGGCCGCCTATAGCGGCATTCTCAATGCGCTCGGACGGTTCACCGCTTCGGCGGCGGCCCCAATCCTGCTTAACATCGCCTCGATCGTCTTTTTTGTGCCAATGCTGATTATCGGCATCGAAAGCCCGGAGACGACCGCCATCTGGGTGGCGATCGCGATTATTGCAGGGGGCATTGCCCAATTGGTGCTGGTGACCATTGCGGTCAGGCGCGCCAATTTTCTGCCGCGTTTTGCCTGGCCGCGGGTCGATAAACAGGTGCAACGGTTCTGGGTGCTGGCCATTCCCGCGGTTATGACCGGCGGGATTACCCAGATCAATATTTTCGTGGGCACGATCATCGCCTCGGCGGCGGACAGTGCCATTTCCTATCTTTATTACGCCGACCGGCTCTATCAATTGCCATTGGGGATTATCGGCATTGCCATTGGCACGGTGCTGTTGCCCGAACTGTCGCGCCACCTGAAGGGCGGGCGCGATGTGGAAGCCAAGGCGGCGCAGGATCAATCGCTTTTGATCGCCATGCTGTTGACCCTGCCGGCAGCGGCCGCTTTCGTGCCGCTTGCCCATCCGATTGTTCAAATCCTTTTTGAACGCGGGGCCTTTACGCCCGAGGCGACCGCAGCGACAGCGGCCGCATTGATCGGGTTTGCCGTCGGGCTGCCGGCCTTTGTGCTGGTGCGGGTGTTGCAACCGGGATTTTTCGCCCGGGAGGATACGCTGACGCCAACGATTTATGCCGGCATATCGGTTGTGATCAATATCGGCCTGTCGCTGATATTGTTTCCAACCCTTGAGCATGTGGGCATTGCCATTGCGACCTCGGTGGCGGCCTGGGCCAATACCGGCTTGCTGGCCATTACCCTGGCGCGGCGCGGGCATTTTTCACTTTCGGCCAGCCACTGGCAGAAACAGGGGCTGATCGTTCTGATCAGTCTTTTGCTGGCATTGGCGCTTTGGGGCGTTTTGCTTCTTGCCGGACCGGTTTTTGCGGGCACCTATGGTTTCTGGCTGCAGACGTTGGTGCTTGGGGTCACGATATTGGCCGGGATGGCAGGCTATTTTGCGCTTGTTCATCTGACCGGTGTGCAAAAGCTCGGCACGCTTTTGGGGGCGTTCCGCCGCCGCAAATAA
- a CDS encoding glycoside hydrolase family 43 protein, which translates to MVQNPILPGFNPDPSILRVGDDYYIATSTFEWFPGVQIHHSKDLTNWELITRPLNRKSQLDMRGDPDSCGVWAPCLTHDGEQFWLVYTDVKRKDGSFKDAHNYIVTAPSIEGPWSDPVYINSSGFDPSLFHDDDGRKWFINMMWDHRVRPLLFAGIAAQEYDPVAQKLVGERQNIFTGTDLKLVEGPHLYKRDGWYYLLTAEGGTGYEHACTFARSRQIEGPYELHPQKHIITAKDHPLNPVQRSGHGDIVETPDGKTFVVHLMGRPTTQKRRCVLGRETGIQEAEWRDGWLWVKDGPVPALEVDLPAARDEAKYWAAKRYDFDSAELPIDLQWLRTPEPERIFSLTDKPGVLRLYGRESIGSWFEQALVARRQQHFNYQAETEIDFSPTDERQMAGLTAYYSRYNFHYLVVTAHADGQRELMIVSSEASHPDGKLTFHGDPLSVPNDGKLRLGVTVKDSKLQFAYALEGGEMAPFGPALDASLLSDECGGHAEHGSFTGAFIGVCAQDLNGTALEADFSYLTYTPIQ; encoded by the coding sequence ATTGTTCAAAATCCGATATTGCCCGGGTTTAATCCCGACCCCTCGATCTTAAGGGTCGGTGACGACTATTATATCGCCACCTCGACCTTTGAATGGTTTCCCGGGGTGCAGATCCATCATTCAAAAGATCTGACCAACTGGGAGTTGATCACCCGGCCGCTCAACCGAAAGTCACAACTGGATATGCGGGGGGACCCGGACAGCTGCGGGGTCTGGGCGCCATGCCTGACCCATGATGGCGAACAATTCTGGCTCGTTTATACCGATGTGAAGCGCAAGGACGGCTCGTTCAAGGATGCGCATAATTATATCGTGACCGCGCCTTCAATCGAGGGGCCCTGGTCCGATCCGGTCTACATCAATTCCTCGGGCTTTGACCCCTCGCTGTTTCATGATGATGACGGGCGGAAATGGTTCATCAACATGATGTGGGACCACCGGGTGCGCCCGCTCTTGTTTGCCGGCATCGCCGCCCAGGAATATGACCCGGTGGCGCAAAAGCTGGTGGGCGAACGCCAGAATATTTTCACCGGCACAGATTTGAAACTGGTTGAGGGCCCGCATCTCTACAAGCGCGATGGCTGGTATTACCTGCTGACCGCGGAAGGCGGCACGGGTTATGAGCATGCCTGCACCTTTGCCCGGTCACGCCAGATCGAGGGGCCGTATGAACTGCATCCGCAAAAGCATATCATTACTGCCAAGGACCATCCGCTAAACCCGGTGCAGCGCTCGGGCCATGGGGATATTGTCGAGACGCCGGATGGCAAGACCTTTGTGGTGCATTTGATGGGCCGCCCGACGACGCAGAAACGCCGCTGCGTACTGGGACGGGAAACCGGCATTCAGGAGGCCGAATGGCGTGATGGCTGGCTCTGGGTCAAGGACGGGCCGGTGCCCGCGCTTGAGGTGGACCTGCCCGCCGCCCGCGACGAGGCCAAATACTGGGCTGCAAAGCGCTATGATTTTGACAGTGCTGAATTGCCGATTGACCTGCAATGGTTGCGCACGCCAGAGCCGGAGCGGATTTTCTCGCTGACCGACAAGCCGGGCGTCCTCAGGCTTTATGGCCGCGAATCGATTGGCTCGTGGTTTGAACAGGCGCTGGTGGCGCGCCGGCAGCAGCATTTCAATTATCAGGCAGAAACCGAGATCGATTTCTCGCCGACCGATGAACGACAAATGGCCGGGCTGACCGCTTATTATTCGCGCTATAATTTCCACTATCTGGTGGTGACCGCCCATGCTGACGGGCAGCGCGAATTGATGATCGTTAGTTCCGAGGCCAGCCATCCCGATGGCAAGCTGACCTTTCATGGCGACCCGCTCAGCGTACCTAATGACGGCAAACTGCGGCTCGGGGTGACGGTCAAGGATTCAAAGCTGCAGTTTGCCTATGCGCTCGAGGGCGGGGAGATGGCCCCGTTCGGCCCGGCGCTGGATGCCTCGCTCCTCTCGGATGAATGCGGCGGGCATGCAGAGCATGGCTCGTTTACCGGGGCGTTCATTGGTGTTTGTGCGCAGGATTTGAACGGGACGGCGCTTGAAGCGGATTTCAGCTATCTGACTTATACGCCAATCCAGTAG
- the trpS gene encoding tryptophan--tRNA ligase codes for MSFTPRVFSGIQPSGDLHLGNYLGAMRRFVPLQDSHDCLYCVVDMHAITVWQTPEDLRRTTLELTASYLAAGIDPKKSILFNQSQVHQHAELAWVFNCVARIGWMTRMTQFKDKAGKNSENVSLGLLAYPSLMAADILLYKATHVPVGDDQKQHLELTRDIAQKFNNDFADSIASNGFDKEYFPVTEPLIAGPATRVMSLRDGSKKMSKSDPSDQSRIVLTDDADTIAKKIKKAKSDAEPLPTELDGLKGRPEADNLVGIYAALSGKSKQDVLDAFGGQGFGAFKPALAELAVTELAPMADEIRRYLADPTEIEAVLRDGAERASVIAAETMGQVRDIIGFVR; via the coding sequence ATGTCTTTTACTCCGCGCGTTTTTTCCGGCATCCAGCCCTCCGGCGATCTGCACCTTGGCAATTATCTGGGCGCCATGCGCCGGTTTGTGCCGCTGCAGGACAGCCATGACTGCCTTTATTGTGTGGTCGACATGCACGCGATCACCGTGTGGCAAACCCCTGAGGACCTGCGGCGGACAACGCTGGAACTGACAGCATCCTATCTGGCGGCCGGAATCGACCCGAAAAAATCGATCCTTTTCAACCAGTCGCAGGTGCATCAGCATGCGGAACTGGCCTGGGTGTTTAATTGCGTTGCCCGCATTGGCTGGATGACGCGCATGACCCAGTTCAAGGACAAGGCTGGCAAGAATTCGGAAAATGTATCGCTGGGGCTTCTGGCCTATCCCTCGCTGATGGCAGCGGACATTCTGCTCTATAAGGCAACGCATGTGCCGGTGGGCGATGACCAGAAACAGCATCTGGAACTGACCCGCGACATTGCGCAAAAATTCAACAATGATTTTGCCGACAGCATTGCCAGCAATGGTTTTGACAAGGAATATTTCCCCGTCACCGAGCCGCTGATTGCCGGACCCGCAACCCGGGTCATGTCCTTGCGCGATGGCAGCAAGAAAATGTCGAAATCGGACCCCTCCGACCAGTCACGCATCGTTTTGACCGATGATGCCGACACCATCGCCAAGAAGATCAAGAAGGCCAAATCGGACGCGGAACCGCTCCCCACAGAATTGGACGGGCTCAAGGGCCGGCCGGAAGCGGATAATCTCGTTGGGATTTATGCAGCCCTTTCGGGCAAGAGCAAACAGGATGTGCTGGACGCATTCGGCGGGCAGGGTTTTGGTGCTTTCAAGCCGGCCCTTGCGGAACTGGCTGTGACCGAACTGGCGCCGATGGCGGATGAAATCCGGCGTTATCTGGCTGATCCGACCGAGATTGAAGCGGTGCTGCGCGACGGGGCGGAACGGGCCTCGGTTATTGCGGCAGAAACCATGGGGCAGGTGCGCGATATTATCGGGTTTGTGCGCTAA